GAAGGGGGAGTTCAACTTAAACAGACTCTTGATAACCTATTATTATCTGCTTTTATCACTCAATAACGGCGCTCCATATAGAGTCTGATGCGCATAGGGACTACTATATAAAGTCGTAGAATTGCGAATTCGCTATGACGGTCCGATAAGAACCGTTCATAACTTGATCAGAACTTATTTTACTACTTATaagtcaatttattttcagtacattaaatatttatattaatcacTACAAAATGTAACTCCTATTCGTAATTCGCCTAGTTTAGAGCTAATCCAAAATcgataaaaacatatacaaatttcATCTTCAGTTTGTTCACAGAGTTCACGATTTTGAGACAGTTGACTAAAGCTTTTTATCCTTCTTTTATCTTTTCCAGCGTCAACTGGTGGCATTATGAGCTTAATGATTGGATTTAGTGTAATATTCATTGCTGAGataatatacataattttctttattttaacactgttgcttttaattatattctGATTATGTGTACCTATCGGCttctgtaaataaaataaactactTTAAATGTGTcacaaaatgtaaattactTACGCAAGGGAAATGTACTTTAAATAAAGGTCGGGTGTAGAGAAACGTAAAAAATACGTTATTCAATAGAATGGAACCAAAATCCCGCACAACGGTCATACAAAGCTGATATTTTAATACCGATTGCTCAAGCAGCACATCCCCTGGCAACCCTGGAAAATTACAGTTCAGTGGCAAAGTGACAagcaaaaatacgaaaatggTTCTGGAGAGTACTATGATATggtaaattattgtttttttatttaatacgtAGAGGATTTGAATGTTTTCACGTACTGATACGATGGAGCGCGGCCCAACACTCATAATTTACACCAATTTACAGCTTTGATAACAGCGACTACCAGCGCAACGGAGATTACTTTCCCACTCGTCTCAACGTCCAGAAAGATGGCATCAATCTGGTTTGCCTGACCAAGCTGCGATCCAATCCCGAGAACAATGTGGGCTTGATGACTCTGTCCAAGTGAGTGTGGAGCTGTCTGTGGCTATGCCGAGTATTCCTTATGTCCTTGTTTATCCCTTAGCACCGTGGAAGTGCTGGCCACTCTTACTAGCGATGTAGGCCGGATTTTCTCAAAGATGCATCTGGTTCAGCCAAAGGGCGAGATAAACCTCCTGACCGGAATACGAATTGCCCATCTGGTGCTGAAGCATCGCCAAGGCAAGAACCACAAGATGCGCATAGTGGTTTTTGTGGGTTCTCCCATCAATCACGAGGAGGGCGATTTAGTGAAGCAGGCCAAGCGCCTCAAGAAGGAGAAGGTCAACGTAGACATAGTAAGCTTCGGCGAtcatggcaacaacaatgagaCTCTCACCGCATTTATCAACGCGCTGAACGGCAAGGACGGCACTGGCTCCCATTTGGTCAGTGTGCCTCGGGGATCCGCTTTGTCGGATGCCCTGCTGTCGTCACCCATCATCCAGGGCGAAGACGGATTGGGCGGAGCTGGCCTGGGCGGAAACGTCTTCGAATTTGGTGTAGATCCCAACGAGGACCCTGAGTTGGCCCTTGCCTTGCGTGTATCTATGGAGGAACAACGGCAGCGCCAGGAAAGCGAGCAACGTCGCGCCAATCCCGATGGGGCTCCACCGACTGGGGCAGATGCTGGTGGCGGCGTTTTGGGATCTGGACCTGGAAACGAAGAAAGCGCCGGAGCACACAACGAGGCCAACACCGAGGAGGCCATGCTGCAGCGTGCCCTGGCCCTGTCCACCGAAACACCCGAGGACAACTTGCCGGACTTTGCTAACATGACTGAGGAGGAACAGATTGCCTTCGCTATGCAGATGTCCATGCAGGATGCTCCCGACGACACTGTTACCCAGCAAGCAAAGCGCCCAAAGACAGACGAGACAAACGCCCCCATGGACGTGGACGAGGACTACTCGGAGGTGATCGGTGACCCGGCCTTCCTACAGAGCGTACTAGAGAATCTGCCTGGTGTTGATCCCCAGTCAGAGGCGGTGCGCGATGCTGTCGGTTCACTca
This genomic interval from Drosophila teissieri strain GT53w chromosome 3L, Prin_Dtei_1.1, whole genome shotgun sequence contains the following:
- the LOC122616584 gene encoding 26S proteasome non-ATPase regulatory subunit 4, which encodes MVLESTMICFDNSDYQRNGDYFPTRLNVQKDGINLVCLTKLRSNPENNVGLMTLSNTVEVLATLTSDVGRIFSKMHLVQPKGEINLLTGIRIAHLVLKHRQGKNHKMRIVVFVGSPINHEEGDLVKQAKRLKKEKVNVDIVSFGDHGNNNETLTAFINALNGKDGTGSHLVSVPRGSALSDALLSSPIIQGEDGLGGAGLGGNVFEFGVDPNEDPELALALRVSMEEQRQRQESEQRRANPDGAPPTGADAGGGVLGSGPGNEESAGAHNEANTEEAMLQRALALSTETPEDNLPDFANMTEEEQIAFAMQMSMQDAPDDTVTQQAKRPKTDETNAPMDVDEDYSEVIGDPAFLQSVLENLPGVDPQSEAVRDAVGSLNKDKDKKGEGKDLQKK